A section of the Phaseolus vulgaris cultivar G19833 chromosome 8, P. vulgaris v2.0, whole genome shotgun sequence genome encodes:
- the LOC137825050 gene encoding uncharacterized protein, translated as METPFSLVYRSDAMIPVEIHESSPRFLSFVAEESNEERKVNLYLLDEAREEERIKAEAVKRRVEHQYSSKVKLRQFQVGDLVMRKAHPYELENKFSPKWTGPFKVTKAKGNGSYNLKTLEGGPIPRSWNAPNLKFYFS; from the coding sequence atggagacgcctttcagcctagTATACAGGTCagatgccatgatcccagtagagatccatGAGAGCTCCCCACGTTTCCTAAGCTTTGTGgcagaagaatccaacgaagagagaaaggtgaatctATACCTATTGGACGAGGCCAGGGAGGAAGAAAGGATAaaggctgaagctgtgaagagaagagtagagcatcagtacagctctaaggtgaagctgcGACAATTCCAAGTTGGTGATctagtcatgaggaaggctcatccttacgagttggagaacaagttttctcccaagtggaccggacccttcaaaGTAACCAAAGCCAAGGGAAACGGTTCGTACAATCTAAAGACTCTAGAAGGAGGGCCCATTCCACGCAGTTGGAATGCgcccaatttaaaattttatttcagttga